The nucleotide window CTGGGCTTTTCCGATAGCGTCAGCAACTTGGTCAGCTCGTCGGCGACGCGTTCGGGTGCCACCGTCGCTACGCGGTCGGCGGCCGCGCGCATCGCGGCGAGCGCCGATTCGGTCGGACGCAGCTCGAAGCGGGCCGCGAACTGGGCCCCGCGCAGAATGCGCAGCGGATCTTCGTGGAAAGCCTCGGCGCGCAAGGTGTCGAGGCGGCCGTGCTCGAGGTCGGCACGGCCGCCGTACGGGTCGATGATGGCCCCGGTGCGCAGGTCGCGCGCCATCATGTTCATCCGAAAATCCCGCCGGCCCAGGTCCTCCTCGAGTGGGATGTCGGGCGCCGATTCGACGTCGAAGTCGCGGTGGTGAGGGCCGGTCGAGCGTTCGCGGCGCGGCAGGGCGATGTCCACCGTGCGGTCGCGACGCGTGAACTTGACGACGCCGAACGACGCGCCGACCACTTCGACCCGCCCGAGGCGGCCGAGGCGTTCGAGGATGGTCATCAGCGGCAGGCCGGTCACGAGGTAGTCTTCGTCGGGCTGGCGGCCCTTGCGCCGGCCAAGCTCTGCCAAGACCGCGTCGCGAACGCTTCCCCCGACCGCATAGACGCCGGCCTCAGGCAGCGCATCGATCAAGAGCGCGCTTGTGTCCTGGCCGGGAAGGCTCAAGACCAGGCCTCCGTCAGGGTCGATTGTTTCCCGTGAAACAATTCAGGCCCGCTTACCCTCGCGGCGCAGGCGGGCCGGCGGCGGAACGCCAGGCGGGGTCGGGCCGACTTTTTCAATGGTCCAGACATGTCGCTGCGCACCAAGGTACGGAACGACGACCTCGCGCGCCTCCACGAGCCGTGCGTTCAGCCGGCCGATGGCCGCCAGATCCTGGGCTCCAGGAGCGGCCTCGCGCCCGGTATAGATGTAGAGCCTGCCACCGCGGGCTAGCAGCGGCAAGGCGAGGCCCAGGGCGGCTTCGGGCTTGGCCAGCGCGCGCGCGAGGACCGTTCCGGCGCGATCGCGCCATTGGCCGCGGCCCGCCGTTTCGGCCGACAGCTTTTCGACCCGCACGGCCCGTAGGCGGAGAGCTTCGACCGCATCGCTGAGGAAGGCGGCCCGCTTGGCCCGCGGCTCGAGGAGCGTCACGGCTAGCCCAGGCCATGCAAGGGCAACAGGGATTCCCGGCAAGCCCGCGCCGCTGCCGACGTCGACCACCGGCTCGCGCAAACCCATGCCCGCGAGCGGGGCGAGGCTGTCGAGCAGATGCGAGGCGGCCAGCTCGTCAAGAGTTTTGGCGCCGACCAGGTTCGTTCGCCGGTTGGCCTCGAGCAGTAGGTTGCCGAACTCGAGCAGGCGACCAGCCAACGGCTCGGCCTTGAAGCCGAGCTGCGTGAGCCCATCTTCCAGGTGAGCGAGGAGCTCCTCGCTCACGCGCTCGAGGCGACCGGCTCTGAAGCGTTGCGCCGATGGAGAAAGACCGACAACACGGCGACGTCGGCGGGAGTGACGCCTGGAATTCGACCGGCCTGACCCAGCGTCTGGGGCTGCCTCGCCGCCAGCTTCTCGCGCGCT belongs to Candidatus Eremiobacteraceae bacterium and includes:
- the rsmG gene encoding 16S rRNA (guanine(527)-N(7))-methyltransferase RsmG; this translates as MSEELLAHLEDGLTQLGFKAEPLAGRLLEFGNLLLEANRRTNLVGAKTLDELAASHLLDSLAPLAGMGLREPVVDVGSGAGLPGIPVALAWPGLAVTLLEPRAKRAAFLSDAVEALRLRAVRVEKLSAETAGRGQWRDRAGTVLARALAKPEAALGLALPLLARGGRLYIYTGREAAPGAQDLAAIGRLNARLVEAREVVVPYLGAQRHVWTIEKVGPTPPGVPPPARLRREGKRA